One Ferrovum sp. PN-J185 genomic region harbors:
- the hisF gene encoding imidazole glycerol phosphate synthase subunit HisF, giving the protein MTLAKRIIPCLDVNAGRVVKGVNFVGLKDAGDPVEIAKRYDEQGADEVTFLDITASSDERGLILPIIEHVSSQVFIPLTVGGGVRQVEDVRTLLNVGADKVSINTAAIMNPQLIADAAQRFGSQCIVVAIDAKRANTPSGFGVFTHGGRKETGLDAIEWAERCYKLGAGELLITSMDRDGTKSGFDLELTKKISESVGIPIIASGGVGTLQHLLDGIELGGADAVLAASIFHYGEYTVREAKAYLRDHGVEVRL; this is encoded by the coding sequence ATGACACTAGCCAAACGAATTATTCCATGTCTTGATGTCAATGCAGGACGAGTTGTTAAGGGCGTTAATTTTGTTGGTTTAAAAGATGCGGGAGACCCCGTCGAGATAGCCAAGCGCTACGATGAACAGGGCGCTGATGAAGTGACTTTTCTGGATATCACAGCAAGCTCTGATGAGAGGGGCTTAATTCTTCCTATTATTGAACACGTTTCTTCCCAAGTATTTATTCCGCTAACAGTTGGGGGTGGAGTACGGCAAGTGGAGGATGTGAGAACCTTACTTAATGTAGGGGCTGACAAAGTCAGTATTAATACAGCCGCCATTATGAATCCGCAGTTAATTGCGGATGCCGCACAGCGTTTTGGTTCACAATGCATTGTTGTAGCGATTGATGCAAAACGCGCGAATACCCCCTCTGGGTTTGGTGTATTCACCCATGGTGGCCGAAAAGAAACAGGGCTTGATGCAATAGAATGGGCCGAAAGATGTTATAAACTGGGTGCTGGAGAATTACTGATTACCAGTATGGATCGCGATGGCACAAAATCTGGTTTTGATTTGGAGTTAACCAAAAAAATAAGTGAATCAGTAGGCATTCCTATTATCGCCAGTGGTGGGGTGGGAACGCTACAGCACTTGCTTGATGGGATAGAGTTAGGTGGGGCTGATGCGGTGCTCGCTGCGAGTATTTTTCATTATGGCGAATACACAGTCAGAGAAGCCAAAGCGTATTTAAGAGACCATGGTGTTGAGGTGAGGCTATGA